From the genome of Thermogutta terrifontis, one region includes:
- a CDS encoding FG-GAP repeat domain-containing protein: MEEHIRRFCGDCHAVPQPESFPRDRWAEEVRIGYQQYVRSGRDDLTPPPIAEVVDYYRKRAPDKLVFHLPQDSAQNLPLSFRREDVDWEERPRVAPAVSGLAYHKLPGSDQPWLVISDMATGTITALNIRSRQSRVLARLQFPCRIEPCDLEGNGRVGFVVAELGSFFAMDHHDGKVIWLRPEEMGLQFRVIPLAEGLGRVADVRVADFDCDGDPDVLVAEFGHYRTGGILLLENETTKEGQLRFVPHRLDHRPGTIHIPVTDLNADGRPDFVALISNEWEAVEWFVNLGNNRFLCRPLWRGPDLTFGSSGLELVDLDGDGDTDILFTNGDSFDNLYANPSHGVQWLENRNSESPEGFHYHRLLDWPGAYRAVTGDLDGDGDLDIVASAWLPKSVRPQELQRMEIPSLIILEQKPGPTFSCHIVDRSWPQFPILLLADLDEDGDLDIVAGRHSGLDGGASDVAAPLCVYWNEMKSVAGSPGKH, encoded by the coding sequence GTGGAGGAGCACATCCGGAGGTTCTGCGGCGATTGCCATGCTGTACCGCAGCCGGAGTCTTTTCCCCGCGATCGCTGGGCGGAGGAAGTTCGAATCGGCTATCAGCAATACGTCCGTTCAGGACGCGATGACCTGACCCCACCGCCAATCGCAGAAGTTGTCGACTACTACCGCAAACGGGCGCCGGACAAGCTGGTCTTTCATCTTCCCCAAGATTCGGCGCAGAACCTGCCCTTGTCATTTCGTCGGGAAGATGTGGATTGGGAGGAACGGCCTCGTGTGGCACCGGCGGTTTCGGGGCTTGCCTACCACAAGCTTCCAGGTAGCGATCAGCCCTGGCTGGTTATTTCAGACATGGCCACCGGCACAATCACGGCTTTGAACATAAGGTCACGACAATCGCGCGTCCTTGCCAGGCTTCAATTCCCCTGCCGGATTGAGCCCTGCGACCTGGAAGGCAATGGGCGAGTTGGATTCGTGGTTGCCGAATTAGGTAGCTTTTTTGCAATGGATCACCACGATGGGAAGGTGATCTGGTTGCGTCCAGAAGAAATGGGACTGCAATTTCGGGTGATTCCGCTCGCTGAAGGTCTGGGTCGCGTGGCCGATGTGAGAGTTGCCGATTTTGATTGCGATGGCGACCCGGACGTTCTAGTGGCAGAATTCGGGCACTATCGCACGGGTGGAATTCTGCTGCTGGAAAACGAGACTACCAAAGAGGGACAGCTTCGTTTTGTTCCACATCGCCTTGATCATCGCCCCGGAACCATCCACATCCCAGTAACGGATTTGAATGCCGATGGTCGGCCCGATTTTGTCGCGCTAATCAGTAATGAGTGGGAGGCAGTCGAATGGTTCGTCAACTTGGGAAATAATCGATTTCTCTGTCGTCCCCTCTGGCGGGGACCGGACCTGACGTTCGGTTCCAGTGGGCTGGAACTGGTGGATCTCGACGGAGACGGCGATACTGACATTTTGTTCACCAACGGAGACAGCTTCGATAACCTCTACGCGAATCCGTCTCACGGAGTGCAGTGGCTGGAAAATCGAAACTCCGAGTCGCCCGAAGGTTTTCACTACCATCGACTTCTGGATTGGCCTGGTGCCTATCGCGCTGTGACGGGAGACCTCGATGGGGACGGTGACCTGGATATCGTTGCCTCGGCCTGGCTACCGAAAAGCGTTCGGCCGCAGGAGTTGCAGCGGATGGAAATACCTTCCCTGATCATTTTGGAACAGAAACCCGGGCCGACGTTTAGCTGCCATATTGTCGATAGGAGCTGGCCGCAATTTCCGATTCTGCTGCTTGCGGATTTGGACGAGGACGGCGATCTTGATATCGTTGCTGGCCGACATTCCGGCCTCGACGGCGGGGCCTCTGACGTGGCTGCTCCGCTTTGTGTGTACTGGAATGAAATGAAATCTGTTGCGGGATCTCCTGGAAAGCACTGA
- a CDS encoding c-type cytochrome, with the protein MTNARLRFRTLSEHLKAHWQIALVVGLFSVVVAIAGVIFLPGALAADARRRAAEAIRQGQVTSAKQWLDRAEKLAPRDGRVFLLRATLYRRLNQPQAFGEAISQAKRLGAPSGLIEQEQRLALIQAGRLTPGKGNDVGDLIAQGYDPNQVAEAFIYGAIARKHFEEAERVLTAWRADRLNDPNVIYMEGVYHQHRGDLVQAENAYRKALALEPHHELALLALCELLEQQDRWGEVLAVSQQWYESLPQSDLANACFARALRSNGDWETALAILRSDVGQLFASPELIREIAELELELGCAAQARQWLRHIDYHHTSDRALLHTAALAEGLSGSAIVGLQLMERADQLFRELCRRQESQLRSSMGVLGPIQQQTEDAGESTAGHAASFLVARENERTPSQDRKFGDSRTPEDLYARFCASCHGEKGNGDGVASRFLFPRPRNLRRDFFRIVSTENAIPSVEDIAIVIRYGMPGTSMRGFDELSPQELFGLAQLVIKMRREGVQDRLLEEYQKLDEEISPEELRSVAEIQSTPGPRVAIPLAPKFSEELLARGQAAYHELGCSNCHGVEGANYCDLALWDDWGFPNPPRNLRHDSFKGGESFAELYLRIRLGMPGTAHPACLSAPPDQATALVIFCQSLRMRPASYMTNYERWLHAESLAWSPAYVSSSPAMNGQD; encoded by the coding sequence GTGACGAATGCACGTTTGCGTTTTCGCACATTGAGCGAGCACCTGAAAGCACATTGGCAAATTGCGTTGGTTGTCGGGCTTTTCAGTGTGGTGGTTGCGATTGCAGGCGTGATTTTTCTGCCTGGAGCCCTGGCCGCCGACGCACGCCGCCGTGCCGCAGAAGCGATTCGGCAAGGCCAGGTGACATCTGCGAAACAATGGCTCGATCGGGCGGAAAAACTTGCGCCACGCGATGGGCGTGTTTTCCTTCTCCGGGCCACACTCTACCGCCGCCTGAATCAACCGCAGGCGTTCGGCGAGGCAATTTCACAGGCCAAGCGTTTGGGTGCACCTTCCGGTCTCATTGAGCAGGAACAGCGTCTCGCGCTGATCCAGGCAGGTCGTTTAACGCCTGGCAAGGGGAACGATGTGGGAGACCTCATCGCCCAGGGTTACGATCCAAACCAGGTGGCGGAGGCTTTCATATACGGAGCTATTGCCAGGAAACACTTTGAGGAGGCGGAGCGGGTTCTGACTGCGTGGCGGGCGGACAGGTTGAATGATCCGAATGTCATTTACATGGAGGGTGTTTATCACCAGCACCGGGGAGACCTCGTCCAAGCAGAAAATGCCTATCGCAAAGCGCTGGCTCTGGAACCCCATCATGAGCTAGCCCTGCTTGCGCTGTGTGAATTGCTGGAGCAGCAGGATCGGTGGGGCGAGGTGCTCGCGGTAAGTCAGCAGTGGTATGAATCCCTTCCCCAAAGCGATCTTGCCAACGCCTGTTTTGCGCGGGCTTTGCGCTCCAACGGTGATTGGGAAACAGCGCTGGCCATTCTGCGATCTGATGTCGGACAGCTCTTCGCCTCTCCAGAGTTGATTCGCGAGATAGCGGAACTCGAGCTCGAATTGGGCTGTGCGGCACAGGCACGGCAATGGCTCCGCCACATTGATTATCATCACACATCGGATCGAGCACTCCTCCATACGGCGGCCCTTGCGGAAGGGCTATCCGGCAGCGCCATCGTCGGGCTCCAGCTCATGGAGCGCGCCGATCAACTCTTCCGCGAGCTATGTCGCCGTCAAGAATCCCAGCTCCGAAGTTCGATGGGCGTTTTGGGACCGATTCAGCAGCAGACAGAAGATGCCGGGGAGTCCACTGCGGGACATGCAGCGTCGTTCTTGGTTGCTCGCGAGAATGAGCGGACCCCATCTCAGGATCGAAAGTTCGGCGATTCCCGAACACCCGAGGACCTCTACGCTCGGTTTTGTGCTTCCTGCCATGGAGAAAAAGGAAATGGTGATGGCGTGGCATCGCGGTTTTTATTTCCGAGGCCCCGCAATCTTCGCCGCGACTTCTTCCGTATTGTAAGTACTGAAAATGCCATTCCCAGCGTGGAGGATATCGCGATTGTTATTCGCTACGGAATGCCTGGGACCAGCATGCGGGGTTTCGACGAGCTTTCTCCCCAGGAACTTTTCGGCCTTGCTCAACTTGTTATCAAAATGCGGCGTGAGGGGGTTCAGGATCGCCTGTTGGAAGAGTATCAAAAACTTGACGAGGAAATTTCCCCCGAAGAACTCAGGTCTGTGGCCGAAATTCAGAGCACTCCCGGCCCAAGAGTGGCCATTCCTCTTGCGCCGAAATTTTCCGAGGAATTACTGGCGCGCGGCCAAGCTGCCTACCATGAGCTGGGTTGTTCCAACTGCCACGGAGTGGAAGGAGCGAATTATTGCGATCTGGCCCTTTGGGACGACTGGGGATTTCCGAATCCACCGCGAAATCTTCGCCACGATTCATTTAAGGGCGGGGAGAGTTTCGCGGAACTCTATTTAAGAATTCGGCTGGGAATGCCCGGCACTGCCCATCCTGCCTGTTTGAGTGCTCCGCCTGATCAAGCGACTGCGCTTGTCATATTCTGCCAGAGTCTGCGGATGCGACCGGCATCGTATATGACCAACTACGAACGGTGGCTTCATGCCGAATCACTTGCGTGGTCACCGGCCTACGTTTCTTCCAGTCCCGCGATGAATGGACAAGATTGA
- a CDS encoding sulfatase-like hydrolase/transferase produces the protein MHVPKMKIVWGLVASAAIVGALSIRCSVLAGETEDEASRPNFLFILADDLGWGDLSCYGNRQFRTPNLDRLAREGILFTQYYQAGSVCSPTRAALMTGRYPAELRIHGHLATPEQNAARDMPNYLDPQVPTLPRLLKAAGYTTIHVGKWHLGRPPAAGSGLEVYGFDVARWIDCQEGGRNLWSVEERPVAARELVDATIEALRGVSGKPFYCQLWLNDPHAPLAPSPAQMAPFRRRVPDGFTSPFMVYAATVVEMDRQIGRLLAALDELSLTRNTVVIFSSDNGPEDIDIANASWSAYGSAGPLRGRKRSLYEGGIRVPFIVRWPAKVPAGLVNNTTVVCGVDLLPTLCELAGVSLPAEVKAACRGESMAQAFCGDKNVQRSGTLFWEWRFRIFNHPWNRSPILAVREGPYKLLFNPDGSRVELYDIPRDPGEYNNVAPEHPDVVQQLMKKGIAWQKSLPPGRFDKEAGRADYPWPQEQD, from the coding sequence ATGCACGTGCCGAAGATGAAGATAGTGTGGGGTCTGGTTGCTTCTGCCGCGATAGTGGGGGCACTGAGCATCCGCTGCAGCGTCCTGGCTGGTGAAACGGAGGATGAAGCCTCGCGGCCCAATTTTCTCTTCATCCTGGCAGACGATCTGGGATGGGGTGATCTCAGTTGCTATGGAAATCGCCAGTTTCGTACCCCCAACCTGGACAGGCTTGCACGGGAGGGCATTCTTTTTACCCAGTACTACCAGGCGGGATCGGTGTGTTCTCCCACCCGGGCAGCCCTGATGACGGGGCGTTATCCGGCGGAATTGCGGATTCATGGTCATCTGGCCACGCCCGAGCAAAACGCTGCCCGAGATATGCCAAATTATCTGGACCCGCAAGTCCCCACGTTGCCCAGGCTCTTGAAAGCGGCGGGTTACACAACGATCCACGTGGGTAAATGGCACCTGGGGCGTCCGCCCGCGGCGGGGAGCGGGTTGGAAGTATATGGTTTCGACGTGGCCCGATGGATCGATTGTCAGGAGGGCGGTAGAAATCTTTGGAGTGTGGAGGAACGGCCGGTTGCGGCCAGGGAACTTGTTGACGCCACAATCGAGGCCCTGCGAGGCGTTTCTGGAAAACCCTTTTACTGCCAGTTGTGGCTTAATGATCCCCACGCTCCTTTGGCACCTTCACCGGCGCAAATGGCGCCGTTTCGCCGTCGGGTGCCCGACGGATTCACCAGTCCCTTTATGGTCTATGCGGCCACCGTCGTGGAAATGGATCGCCAAATAGGGCGGCTCCTCGCTGCGCTCGACGAGCTCAGCCTGACGCGAAACACGGTGGTTATTTTCTCCTCTGATAACGGACCGGAGGATATTGATATCGCAAACGCCTCGTGGTCGGCTTATGGCAGTGCAGGACCGCTTCGCGGTCGCAAGAGGAGCCTTTACGAAGGCGGCATCCGGGTACCGTTCATTGTGCGCTGGCCCGCTAAAGTTCCCGCTGGCCTTGTGAATAATACCACCGTCGTTTGCGGTGTCGACTTGCTGCCCACGCTGTGCGAGTTGGCCGGAGTGAGTTTGCCCGCCGAGGTGAAAGCAGCCTGCCGCGGCGAAAGCATGGCCCAGGCCTTCTGCGGGGACAAGAATGTTCAGAGGAGCGGAACGCTCTTCTGGGAGTGGCGATTCCGAATATTCAATCACCCCTGGAATCGGAGTCCAATCCTTGCCGTGCGCGAAGGACCGTACAAGCTTCTATTTAATCCGGATGGCTCACGAGTCGAGCTCTACGACATTCCTCGTGATCCCGGCGAGTACAACAATGTTGCCCCAGAGCACCCCGACGTCGTCCAGCAACTCATGAAAAAAGGGATCGCGTGGCAGAAGTCCCTCCCTCCCGGGCGGTTCGATAAAGAAGCGGGACGGGCTGATTATCCCTGGCCGCAAGAGCAGGATTGA
- a CDS encoding RrF2 family transcriptional regulator, giving the protein MLALSQTTGYAVLALGCLSRTPDSYVLAKDIARCTGIPWAYLSKVLHTLEKHGIVESRRGYRGGFKLRRPAEQVTLEDIAAVLERQWPPRCLLGFQDCQGERNCPFHDFWQREREVIREKLRSTTLADLTASSPVIGQVHLEWCDCATLQSPRRSRQRKTSGSTRERRKSDGSYSP; this is encoded by the coding sequence ATGCTCGCGCTCTCTCAAACGACTGGCTACGCGGTACTGGCGCTGGGGTGTTTGAGCCGCACCCCGGATTCGTATGTTTTGGCCAAAGATATCGCCAGGTGCACCGGTATTCCCTGGGCTTATCTGTCAAAGGTCTTACACACTCTGGAAAAGCACGGCATTGTCGAATCGCGCCGGGGCTATCGCGGCGGCTTCAAGCTCCGGCGTCCGGCCGAGCAGGTCACTTTGGAAGATATCGCGGCGGTTCTGGAGAGACAATGGCCACCCCGGTGCCTGCTGGGTTTTCAAGATTGCCAGGGCGAACGGAATTGCCCATTCCATGATTTCTGGCAGCGCGAGCGTGAGGTCATTCGGGAAAAGCTCCGCAGCACCACGCTTGCAGATTTGACAGCCTCTTCCCCGGTGATTGGGCAGGTGCATTTGGAATGGTGTGACTGCGCGACATTGCAGTCCCCCAGGAGAAGCCGCCAGCGCAAAACAAGTGGTTCAACAAGAGAGAGGAGAAAAAGCGATGGGAGCTACTCGCCGTGA
- a CDS encoding 4Fe-4S dicluster domain-containing protein has protein sequence MGATRREFLEAGAIIGAGAAVAATAAVTARLDHRTTDPVGEETVRHIDVLPSVKPSPEEDVLIRMQRDLARAMAKPMEQRRWVMIIDTRKCVGCHACTVGCVAENHLPPGVVYRPVVTEEYGEYPHVQMRFFPRPCMQCDVPPCVPVCPVHATWKRPDGVVVVNYDRCIGCGYCITACPYNARSRDLGEYWLDGAAEADTPSELPILGQNAPWEKIASNEYAKSWDRTKGSPLGNARKCHFCLHRLEVGQLPMCVTTCIGRATYFGDANDPDSLVSELMAAPNVIRLLEHLGTEPRVRYLI, from the coding sequence ATGGGAGCTACTCGCCGTGAGTTTCTGGAAGCCGGAGCCATCATTGGGGCCGGTGCTGCCGTCGCAGCGACAGCCGCAGTAACGGCCCGGCTTGACCACCGGACGACCGACCCGGTGGGGGAAGAGACGGTTCGCCACATTGACGTGCTTCCCAGTGTTAAGCCATCACCCGAGGAAGATGTTCTCATCCGCATGCAGCGGGACCTGGCCCGCGCTATGGCCAAGCCTATGGAGCAGCGGCGGTGGGTGATGATCATCGACACGCGCAAGTGTGTGGGATGTCATGCGTGCACCGTGGGCTGTGTGGCTGAAAATCATCTTCCGCCAGGGGTAGTCTATCGTCCCGTCGTCACTGAAGAGTATGGGGAATATCCGCATGTTCAGATGCGTTTTTTTCCGCGGCCCTGCATGCAATGTGACGTACCACCCTGCGTGCCAGTTTGCCCAGTTCATGCCACGTGGAAACGCCCGGACGGCGTCGTTGTAGTCAATTATGACCGGTGCATCGGATGCGGTTACTGCATCACGGCCTGTCCTTACAACGCCCGTTCACGGGACCTGGGAGAATACTGGCTGGACGGAGCTGCGGAAGCGGACACTCCCAGTGAACTCCCCATTCTTGGGCAAAACGCACCCTGGGAAAAAATTGCCTCCAATGAGTACGCCAAGTCATGGGATCGGACTAAAGGTTCGCCTCTTGGAAACGCCCGCAAGTGCCACTTTTGCTTGCATCGTTTAGAAGTGGGCCAGCTTCCCATGTGCGTCACCACCTGCATCGGACGAGCGACATATTTTGGCGATGCCAACGATCCTGACTCCCTGGTCAGTGAGTTGATGGCAGCTCCAAATGTTATTCGGCTTCTGGAACATCTGGGAACAGAACCGCGCGTACGCTATTTGATTTGA
- the nrfD gene encoding NrfD/PsrC family molybdoenzyme membrane anchor subunit, whose protein sequence is MQKESARLLGVRIFQVLVIIAWIFFAVLGLQGIAERLWHGHHAANYGSYVVWGLWVSAYIYFIGLSAGAFLLSSLIYVFDFKQLENLGRLSLFVAIVTLFMALLSIWFDLGRMDRFYNVFLYPNFTSMMAWMVWLYTIYTIIMILELWFSLRPDLARMQSVGGIKGMIARALAFSRGPLSPEQEERCLHYLRILAITGVPLAITFHGGVGALFSTLAARPFWHTPLMPILFLTGALVSGGALMTFIVAAFWKNGDAEYREMLTLLGKVVLGLLIFDVVLEWAEYSIPMWYGVGHEVDLLNKVLFGEFWWVFWIIHLGLGTLVPLLLLVFGGNRPAAVGLAGLLIAVTFMTVRLNIVIPGLIVPHVRGLESAYVHPRLVFHYVPSFFEWKVTFFVVAVGMTLFFLGYWLLPLIPVKDKQNLQAAA, encoded by the coding sequence ATGCAAAAAGAAAGTGCACGACTTCTCGGCGTGAGGATTTTCCAGGTGCTCGTAATAATTGCCTGGATTTTCTTTGCAGTGCTCGGACTACAGGGAATCGCCGAGCGCTTGTGGCATGGGCATCATGCAGCCAATTACGGGAGCTATGTGGTGTGGGGATTGTGGGTCTCGGCCTACATTTATTTCATCGGTCTATCTGCGGGAGCTTTTCTTCTGTCCTCTTTGATCTATGTTTTCGATTTCAAGCAACTGGAAAACCTCGGGCGATTGTCGCTATTCGTCGCGATAGTGACCCTATTTATGGCACTTCTCTCTATTTGGTTCGACCTTGGGCGCATGGACCGATTTTACAACGTCTTTTTGTACCCAAATTTTACTTCCATGATGGCATGGATGGTGTGGCTGTACACCATTTATACGATCATTATGATTCTGGAACTGTGGTTTTCTTTGCGGCCTGACCTTGCGCGAATGCAATCGGTTGGCGGAATTAAGGGTATGATAGCCCGGGCTCTCGCGTTTTCTCGCGGGCCGCTGTCCCCGGAGCAGGAGGAGCGGTGTCTGCATTATCTTCGGATTTTAGCCATCACCGGAGTACCTCTCGCGATTACGTTTCACGGTGGCGTGGGCGCGCTTTTCAGTACCCTGGCGGCACGCCCCTTCTGGCACACGCCGCTGATGCCGATCCTGTTTCTGACGGGCGCGCTTGTGTCTGGAGGGGCCTTGATGACATTTATTGTGGCAGCATTCTGGAAAAACGGGGACGCTGAATATCGGGAAATGCTCACGCTTCTGGGAAAGGTCGTCCTAGGGCTCCTCATTTTTGACGTGGTGCTGGAATGGGCAGAATACTCGATCCCGATGTGGTACGGGGTGGGACATGAGGTCGATCTATTGAATAAAGTGCTGTTTGGCGAATTTTGGTGGGTATTCTGGATTATTCACCTGGGACTGGGAACGCTTGTGCCTCTGCTGCTATTGGTCTTTGGTGGTAATCGTCCCGCGGCGGTGGGGCTGGCAGGTCTCCTCATCGCCGTCACATTCATGACGGTGCGTTTGAATATCGTCATTCCAGGACTGATTGTGCCCCATGTCCGTGGCCTGGAGTCTGCCTACGTGCATCCTCGACTGGTCTTCCATTATGTGCCGAGCTTTTTCGAATGGAAAGTTACGTTTTTCGTTGTGGCCGTGGGGATGACGCTATTCTTCCTGGGTTATTGGTTATTGCCGCTTATACCGGTAAAAGACAAACAGAATCTTCAGGCTGCGGCGTAA
- a CDS encoding molybdopterin-dependent oxidoreductase, protein MENRKDDDAMKRRLTRRGFLAGGALLGTGMIGPAVTAAENDEPVRVLNTARPDAAYPLVKGEHIIHSVCLQCNTGCGIKCKLVDGIVTKIDGNPYNPWTLHPHLPYDTPLAEAVLVDGSICPKGQAGLQTAYDPYRIRKVLKRAGKRGENRWITISFEEAVKEICEGGYLFKHVPGEEKRYVEGLKDLVALRDPGLAVEMKKDVDGILNEKDHDKKRALVEAFKKKFSEHLDLLIDPDHPDLGPKNNQIVLAWGRLKDGRGDLYKRFAAALGTVNAHGHTTVCQGSLYFTCKAISEQYVGGKFSQGAKFYWQADLDHAEFVLFVGANLFEANYGPPNRAVRITERLATKQAKIAVADPRFSKLASKAWKWLPIKPGTDAALALAVMRWMFEHGGYDAKFLSAANRAAAAQIGDPAWSNATWLVACPDGKPGKFVRAADISIDGTPLRASEKRRYLDETSKKEVEYEEKFMVVMSQGTLKAVDPNDDQEAVFGDLFVDTKLPDGTPAKSALQILKEEAFSRSFEEWCEICGVPAKDVAAVARELVSHGRKSAVDIHRGAAQHTNGFYNVLAWMTVNILLGNIGAKGGMLKAATYDHKKGVFDLTQHPSKAVAFGISCIRHEVSYEQTTIFDGYPANRPWYPLSSDVYEEIIPSIGDKYPYPVKALFLYMGAPPYALPAGHTNIEILADVEKLPLFIANDILVGSASMYADYIFPDLSFLERWEFHGSHPNIPHKVQPIRQPVIAPIPEECAVFGQKLPLSFEAMIFGIAEYLKLPGFGPGGLGADKNGQPLDLNHPDDFYLRAVANLAWGDQPDGSTAVPDAADEEVEIFLKARRHLPQSVFDAARWKRIVGENLWRKVVYVLNRGGRFEAFEKAFSDTHHTHAFKGLLNIYQEKTAMTIHSGTGVPHPGFARYIPVRDYLGREPSELQKGYEFHLITHRVISQTKSRTIVDPWLTPLLPENVLLINPRDLAKLGLKSGQRVRIVSATNPQGEWDFKNGTRRAVIAKLHATQTIRPGIVSFALGFGHWATGSSDIEIDGHIVRGEARRKAGFHANAVMWVDPVLKNTCMLDPVGGSVSFYDTYVRLEPVG, encoded by the coding sequence ATGGAAAACAGGAAAGATGACGACGCAATGAAACGCAGGCTCACAAGAAGGGGATTTCTGGCTGGTGGCGCTTTGCTGGGCACCGGAATGATCGGGCCGGCAGTAACGGCGGCGGAAAACGACGAGCCGGTCCGGGTTCTCAATACGGCACGGCCGGACGCAGCTTATCCGCTGGTCAAGGGTGAACATATCATCCATTCTGTGTGTTTGCAGTGCAACACGGGTTGTGGAATTAAATGCAAACTTGTTGACGGGATTGTAACTAAAATCGATGGCAATCCATACAATCCATGGACACTCCATCCCCACTTGCCGTACGACACGCCGCTGGCGGAAGCGGTGCTGGTCGATGGTTCAATCTGTCCGAAGGGGCAAGCTGGCCTGCAGACGGCCTATGATCCGTATCGTATTCGCAAGGTGCTCAAGCGGGCAGGAAAACGCGGCGAAAATCGCTGGATCACGATCAGTTTTGAGGAGGCAGTCAAAGAAATTTGTGAAGGGGGATATTTATTCAAACACGTGCCGGGGGAGGAAAAGAGGTACGTGGAGGGCCTGAAAGACCTTGTAGCCCTTCGTGACCCAGGACTGGCCGTTGAGATGAAAAAAGATGTGGACGGTATTCTGAATGAGAAGGACCATGATAAGAAGCGCGCGCTCGTTGAAGCCTTTAAAAAGAAATTTAGCGAGCATCTTGACCTCCTGATTGACCCAGATCATCCGGACCTGGGGCCAAAAAATAATCAAATCGTTTTGGCGTGGGGCCGACTGAAAGATGGACGCGGTGATCTCTATAAGCGTTTTGCGGCAGCCCTGGGGACGGTCAATGCCCATGGCCATACGACGGTCTGTCAGGGCTCGCTTTATTTCACGTGTAAGGCAATCAGTGAACAATACGTGGGAGGGAAGTTTTCCCAAGGGGCGAAGTTCTATTGGCAGGCTGATCTGGACCACGCGGAATTTGTGCTGTTTGTCGGGGCCAATTTGTTCGAGGCGAACTATGGTCCCCCGAATCGTGCGGTGCGCATCACAGAACGACTTGCCACGAAGCAGGCGAAAATCGCGGTGGCTGACCCGCGATTCAGCAAGTTGGCCAGCAAAGCCTGGAAATGGCTGCCGATAAAACCGGGGACGGATGCGGCGCTGGCCCTGGCCGTCATGCGGTGGATGTTCGAGCATGGCGGGTATGACGCGAAGTTCCTTTCGGCAGCCAATCGGGCTGCGGCCGCCCAGATCGGCGACCCGGCATGGAGTAATGCCACGTGGTTGGTCGCCTGTCCGGACGGAAAACCCGGAAAGTTTGTACGGGCGGCAGATATCTCGATCGATGGAACGCCGTTACGCGCTTCGGAGAAAAGACGCTACCTGGACGAGACGTCGAAGAAAGAAGTCGAATATGAAGAAAAATTCATGGTCGTCATGTCGCAAGGTACATTGAAGGCCGTTGATCCCAATGACGATCAGGAGGCCGTGTTCGGCGATCTGTTCGTTGATACAAAACTTCCCGATGGTACGCCAGCTAAATCGGCTCTGCAAATTTTGAAAGAGGAAGCTTTTTCACGAAGCTTTGAAGAGTGGTGCGAAATTTGTGGCGTGCCCGCGAAGGACGTGGCGGCCGTGGCTCGAGAATTGGTCTCGCACGGACGTAAAAGCGCAGTGGATATCCACCGTGGAGCGGCACAGCACACCAACGGTTTCTATAACGTTCTTGCCTGGATGACAGTCAACATCCTGCTTGGGAATATTGGGGCCAAAGGGGGGATGCTCAAAGCCGCGACATACGATCACAAAAAAGGAGTTTTCGATCTGACGCAGCATCCCAGCAAAGCTGTAGCCTTCGGTATAAGCTGCATCCGTCATGAAGTATCGTATGAGCAAACGACCATTTTTGATGGTTATCCCGCAAATAGGCCGTGGTATCCACTCTCCTCGGATGTTTATGAAGAGATTATACCTTCCATTGGCGATAAGTATCCGTATCCGGTCAAGGCATTGTTTTTATATATGGGAGCGCCTCCCTATGCACTGCCGGCCGGGCATACGAATATAGAAATCCTTGCCGACGTTGAAAAGCTGCCGCTGTTTATTGCGAACGATATTCTTGTCGGCAGTGCATCGATGTATGCGGATTACATCTTCCCGGATCTCTCCTTCCTGGAAAGGTGGGAATTCCATGGCAGTCATCCCAATATTCCCCACAAGGTACAACCCATCAGGCAGCCGGTCATAGCCCCGATTCCCGAGGAGTGTGCCGTTTTCGGACAAAAATTACCCCTTTCGTTTGAGGCGATGATCTTTGGGATTGCGGAGTACCTAAAACTGCCGGGCTTTGGACCCGGTGGACTGGGGGCAGACAAGAACGGACAGCCGCTCGATTTAAATCATCCGGACGACTTTTATCTTCGGGCCGTTGCCAATTTGGCGTGGGGTGATCAGCCCGATGGCTCGACGGCTGTCCCCGACGCGGCCGATGAGGAGGTAGAAATCTTTCTCAAAGCGCGACGGCATCTGCCGCAATCGGTGTTCGACGCCGCGCGCTGGAAACGGATCGTGGGTGAAAATCTATGGCGAAAGGTGGTCTATGTATTGAACCGTGGAGGTCGCTTCGAAGCCTTTGAAAAGGCGTTCAGTGATACTCATCATACACACGCCTTCAAAGGTCTGTTAAACATTTATCAAGAAAAAACAGCTATGACTATTCACTCTGGCACCGGGGTACCGCATCCCGGATTCGCACGATACATTCCGGTCCGAGACTATCTCGGGCGAGAGCCTTCCGAATTGCAGAAAGGTTATGAATTTCACCTGATCACACATCGGGTGATCAGTCAGACGAAAAGCCGAACAATTGTGGATCCCTGGTTGACGCCCTTATTGCCGGAGAACGTGTTGCTAATAAATCCACGCGACCTTGCCAAGCTGGGATTAAAGAGTGGCCAGCGGGTGCGCATTGTGAGCGCGACAAATCCCCAGGGCGAATGGGATTTCAAAAACGGAACTCGCCGGGCGGTCATCGCCAAACTCCACGCCACGCAAACCATCCGGCCAGGCATTGTAAGTTTCGCGCTGGGCTTTGGACATTGGGCCACGGGTTCTTCAGACATCGAAATTGATGGCCATATCGTGCGAGGCGAGGCCCGCCGAAAAGCCGGATTCCATGCGAACGCAGTGATGTGGGTGGACCCAGTTTTGAAGAACACCTGCATGCTTGATCCCGTGGGAGGAAGCGTCAGCTTTTATGATACCTACGTGCGCTTGGAACCCGTCGGGTGA